The following proteins are co-located in the Bacteroidota bacterium genome:
- a CDS encoding T9SS type A sorting domain-containing protein — MPTNAHNQLQPVEIHVTPNPFNAYLTIDIHTLSGFDAVVKIVDLEGKEVVNQSTILISGINKVVIEELNNLPAGNYSIFILNQAQISGSSIITKM, encoded by the coding sequence ATGCCAACCAATGCGCATAACCAACTTCAACCTGTTGAGATACATGTTACACCAAATCCTTTTAATGCATATTTAACCATTGATATTCATACGCTTTCAGGGTTTGATGCAGTTGTTAAAATTGTTGATTTAGAAGGGAAAGAAGTTGTCAATCAATCTACCATATTAATTTCCGGAATAAATAAAGTTGTTATTGAGGAATTAAATAACCTTCCTGCTGGTAATTATTCGATATTTATTTTAAATCAAGCTCAAATTTCAGGCAGCTCAATTATTACTAAAATGTAA
- a CDS encoding SprB repeat-containing protein, with amino-acid sequence MKKYLFAIIACLTLVNAKADDVTALVTPATAGFTNGAITLTIAGGFAPYTFSWTGPDGFTSTLQDLTALAPGEHIVLMSQIIIAEQQQFVLCD; translated from the coding sequence ATGAAAAAATACTTATTTGCCATAATTGCCTGTTTGACTTTAGTGAATGCAAAAGCTGATGATGTTACAGCACTAGTTACACCTGCCACAGCGGGCTTTACCAATGGTGCTATTACATTAACTATTGCAGGTGGTTTTGCACCATATACCTTTAGCTGGACTGGTCCTGATGGATTTACATCTACACTGCAGGATTTAACAGCATTGGCTCCTGGTGAACATATTGTGTTAATGTCACAGATAATTATTGCGGAACAACAACAGTTTGTGTTATGTGACTGA